The Bos indicus isolate NIAB-ARS_2022 breed Sahiwal x Tharparkar chromosome X, NIAB-ARS_B.indTharparkar_mat_pri_1.0, whole genome shotgun sequence genome has a window encoding:
- the LOC109554762 gene encoding olfactory receptor 1468-like, with translation MLQGNQTISAFFLLGLTAVSEQQQHIFVLFLCMYLVTMVGNLLIILAIVNDAHLHSPMYFFLASLSFTDICFTSTTVPKMLADIQSQSPVISFAGCLTQMYFFMLLVDLDNFLLAAMAYDRYVAICYPLHYAALLSLKRCALLVVTPWVVCNLLSVLHIGLLGLLNFCDQREIPHFFCDLEPILRLACSDTQINDLTILVIGGAVIFIPFTFICVSYFLIGCTVLRIPSAKGKWKTFSTCGSHFLAVSLFYGSISGVYFLPSSAYSAERDKVAAVMYTVVTPMMNPFIYSLRNKDLKGAVRRLLIRKTYFCRW, from the coding sequence ATGCTCCAAGGAAACCAAACTATCTCTGCATTTTTCCTCCTGGGACTCACAGCGGTGtctgaacagcagcagcacatcttTGTGCTGTTTTTGTGCATGTATCTGGTTACCATGGTGGGAAATTTACTTATCATCCTGGCTATCGTCAATGATGCTCACCTCCACagccccatgtacttcttccttgcCAGTTTATCCTTCACCGACATCTGCTTCACATCTACTACAGTCCCCAAAATGTTGGCAGACATCCAAAGCCAGAGCCCAGTCATCTCCTTTGCAGGATGCCTCACACAAATGTACTTTTTTATGTTGCTGGTGGACTTGGACAATTTCCTCTTGGCAGCCATGGCATATGACCGGTACGTTGCCATCTGTTACCCATTACACTATGCTGCGTTACTGAGTCTGAAGCGTTGTGCCCTGTTGGTAGTGACTCCATGGGTTGTCTGTAATCTTCTTTCAGTACTTCATATTGGTCTGCTGGGCCTCTTGAATTTCTGTGATCAGAGAGAAATTCCACACTTCTTCTGTGACCTGGAACCCATTTTAAGGCTGGCTTGTTCAGACACCCAGATCAATGACTTGACAATCCTAGTAATTGGGGGAGCAGTTATCTTCATTCCATTCACCTTCATTTGTGTCTCCTATTTCCTTATTGGTTGCACTGTACTTAGGATTCCTTCAGCCAAGGGGAAGTGGAAAACATTCTCCACTTGTGGCTCCCATTTCTTAGCTGTGTCCCTCTTCTATGGATCTATCAGTGGGGTCTACTTTCTTCCCTCTTCTGCCTACTCAGCAGAAAGGGATAAGGTGGCTGCCGTCATGTATACAGTGGTGACTCCCATGATGAACCCCTTCATCTATAGTCTAAGGAACAAGGACCTGAAGGGAGCTGTGAGGAGACTACTTATCAGGAAAACCTatttctgcagatggtga